From the Oceanispirochaeta sp. genome, one window contains:
- a CDS encoding biopolymer transporter ExbD — protein sequence MIKISSKRRPPGAPMSAMSDIGFLLLIFIMLISLINYRKEVKIDYPEAKQIERTEAEHQQEVWIDREGTVIVEGHSVSAGELENIITDAYIQHPDMRIHILADRNTAYKHIDGVIKILQLLQHRVVSFVVKEDL from the coding sequence TTGATTAAAATCAGCAGTAAAAGAAGGCCCCCCGGCGCTCCTATGTCTGCCATGAGTGATATCGGCTTTCTGCTCCTTATCTTCATTATGCTCATATCTCTGATCAATTACCGGAAAGAAGTGAAGATCGATTATCCCGAGGCCAAACAGATTGAACGGACTGAAGCGGAGCATCAACAGGAAGTGTGGATTGACCGGGAAGGAACTGTCATCGTAGAGGGTCATTCAGTATCTGCCGGGGAGCTTGAGAATATCATTACCGATGCCTACATCCAACATCCCGACATGAGGATTCATATCCTGGCTGACCGCAACACGGCCTACAAACATATTGATGGAGTGATAAAGATTCTGCAGCTCCTCCAACACAGAGTCGTCAG
- a CDS encoding TonB-dependent receptor, whose translation MKNIFLFLLFLLSSFTILCAAELPVQISDRDLEIPLEGALLQILGQEATFYSDSEGSALVEYPDELQRIVLLVHYPGYDSQRMTISSKDALVQVKMTISGMIEGEELVVERKIIGKSDEEVGISVVMDKEDMDVTANLGIVEDVMNSVKTLPGVGYTSGWDAQPSIRGGYPDEMAATMDGFYVTYPFHWGGAYSIFNPNMVESVKLSHGVYSARYGRAMSGLLEITTITADEPELRIDGSLSTTSTDLFIQSPIGKKGGLFAGGKVTYLDTAKLLYPDETEAITTMPYIRDFYTKMSYRPGSSVGLYMSGFYGTDGVGMDSNFESETYSTDVLFDYDYTNAFLAGGMDWSPGEKLYIDVLGGYNWNLMDMTFKAVNKGTMTYSEEFLQQYGDSFGLSEGDTYSIDGLENSGTGSTDMQQGQLKLTVERLMSPTDILAVGTETVVTTTSESDDLELWVPVDNESGLGLKQYNFQTDVDGNHSLNSAGFMVWEHGSENSLLKSELGVRGEYYTIWNEDFTMHARPLINPRGSVTYNLLKDSKHLDAVNLTIGSGLFSSMPLEAELSEKKYGIADWEMSPDRALFNLAGIEVHWNDKWKFKFETYYKYYLNRMVLSSDDATGDSLIHYNTDGKGHTAGFDFMVQKKIARKWDGYISYSFIWARFYNPSNTGTESETLLTSNEPLDQWYYPYYHRFHNLNMVINWRFQPGWTFSVIGQLATGAPRDKVGDVTVYPVEYEGQVIEQYGRASSYSDSLRDGVSAPVDIRLSYAHYPENSRVQWEWYIAVEDILTQIYKPSTNSDYNEITGEENSDTSADFDIGIPLPSFGLKVSY comes from the coding sequence GTGAAAAATATATTTCTGTTTCTTCTATTCCTCTTGTCATCCTTTACAATCCTCTGTGCTGCCGAACTGCCGGTCCAGATCTCTGATAGAGATCTGGAAATTCCACTGGAGGGTGCCCTCCTTCAGATCCTGGGGCAGGAAGCCACTTTTTACAGCGATTCTGAGGGCAGCGCCCTTGTGGAATACCCTGATGAGCTGCAGAGGATTGTGCTCTTAGTCCATTATCCCGGTTATGATTCACAGAGAATGACCATCTCTTCAAAAGACGCACTAGTTCAAGTCAAAATGACCATCAGCGGCATGATTGAGGGTGAGGAACTGGTAGTGGAACGAAAGATCATAGGAAAAAGTGACGAAGAAGTCGGAATCTCTGTGGTGATGGACAAAGAGGATATGGATGTGACTGCCAACCTCGGGATCGTGGAAGATGTCATGAACTCGGTCAAGACTCTTCCCGGAGTTGGTTATACTTCAGGTTGGGATGCCCAACCCTCTATCCGGGGGGGCTATCCTGATGAAATGGCGGCCACAATGGATGGATTTTATGTGACCTATCCCTTCCATTGGGGGGGAGCCTATTCCATCTTCAATCCCAATATGGTTGAATCGGTCAAACTCTCCCACGGGGTATATTCGGCCCGATACGGACGGGCAATGTCGGGACTTCTGGAGATCACCACCATCACTGCGGATGAACCGGAACTGAGAATTGACGGTTCTCTTTCTACAACTTCGACAGATCTGTTTATACAATCCCCAATTGGAAAAAAAGGGGGACTCTTTGCAGGCGGTAAGGTGACATACCTTGATACAGCAAAGCTTCTCTACCCCGATGAAACAGAAGCGATCACAACCATGCCCTACATCCGGGATTTTTATACGAAGATGTCCTATAGACCCGGCAGCTCGGTAGGACTCTATATGAGCGGATTTTACGGAACCGACGGTGTAGGAATGGACAGCAATTTTGAATCCGAAACCTATTCTACGGATGTCCTCTTTGATTATGACTATACCAATGCCTTTCTTGCCGGAGGTATGGATTGGTCTCCGGGAGAAAAACTGTACATAGACGTCCTGGGTGGGTACAACTGGAACCTGATGGATATGACATTCAAAGCCGTCAATAAGGGGACCATGACCTACAGCGAAGAATTTCTGCAGCAATACGGTGATTCTTTCGGTTTAAGCGAGGGCGATACATACAGCATCGACGGATTGGAAAACAGTGGAACCGGCAGCACCGATATGCAGCAGGGTCAATTAAAATTGACGGTTGAGAGACTGATGAGTCCTACTGACATTCTGGCTGTCGGCACCGAGACAGTCGTGACAACTACCTCGGAAAGTGATGATTTAGAGTTGTGGGTTCCCGTGGATAACGAAAGCGGTCTTGGCCTGAAACAATACAATTTCCAAACAGATGTAGATGGGAATCACTCTCTCAACAGCGCTGGATTTATGGTCTGGGAACATGGAAGTGAAAATTCCTTACTCAAATCTGAGCTGGGTGTCAGGGGAGAGTATTACACCATCTGGAATGAGGATTTTACGATGCATGCCCGACCTCTCATTAATCCAAGGGGCAGTGTCACCTATAATCTACTCAAAGACAGCAAACACCTGGACGCGGTCAATCTCACCATCGGTTCGGGTCTGTTCTCCTCGATGCCCCTGGAGGCGGAACTGTCGGAAAAGAAATACGGGATTGCCGACTGGGAAATGTCTCCGGACCGGGCCTTGTTTAATCTGGCCGGAATTGAAGTTCACTGGAATGATAAGTGGAAATTCAAATTCGAAACCTATTATAAATACTATCTGAACCGTATGGTTCTCAGCAGCGATGATGCCACAGGAGATTCACTCATTCACTATAATACCGATGGAAAAGGTCATACCGCCGGATTCGACTTTATGGTGCAGAAGAAGATTGCCCGCAAATGGGATGGATACATCAGCTACTCCTTTATCTGGGCCCGATTCTATAATCCATCCAATACCGGTACAGAGTCGGAAACTCTGCTTACCAGTAATGAACCTCTGGACCAGTGGTATTACCCCTATTATCACCGCTTTCATAATCTTAATATGGTCATAAACTGGCGCTTTCAACCGGGATGGACCTTTTCTGTCATAGGCCAACTGGCAACGGGAGCCCCCCGGGACAAGGTGGGAGATGTAACAGTGTATCCCGTAGAGTATGAAGGGCAGGTCATAGAACAGTACGGCCGGGCATCCTCCTATTCAGACAGCCTGAGAGACGGTGTTTCCGCTCCTGTAGACATACGCCTGTCCTATGCGCATTATCCCGAAAATTCCAGGGTTCAATGGGAATGGTATATTGCTGTGGAAGATATATTGACTCAGATTTATAAACCATCGACCAACAGTGACTACAATGAGATTACCGGAGAGGAAAACAGCGATACCTCAGCCGATTTTGATATAGGGATACCCTTGCCCTCCTTCGGTCTGAAAGTCAGCTACTAA
- a CDS encoding MotA/TolQ/ExbB proton channel family protein yields MTEQWSLIRFFEMGGVFMWPLLVFSILTFALILERIIYILIHDLRTEKVRQHVRDCIEENHTGEAREYLDQLKDRNVSGRILREILKNAPHGEHRMEKAVEAEGQEQIRKLENGFNFLSALASIAPLTGFLGTVSGMIGAFRSIAEASDVNAQLVANGIYEALMTTVFGLIIAIVALVGYNILAHRVDTFAADITKASSDIVGALSIRGGDKNQ; encoded by the coding sequence ATGACCGAACAATGGAGTCTTATAAGATTTTTTGAAATGGGAGGGGTGTTTATGTGGCCCCTCCTGGTATTTTCCATCCTCACATTTGCCCTCATCCTGGAGAGAATCATCTATATTCTTATCCATGACCTGAGGACAGAAAAAGTACGGCAGCATGTGAGGGATTGTATCGAAGAGAATCATACAGGAGAAGCCCGGGAATACCTGGACCAGCTGAAAGACCGGAATGTCAGCGGCAGAATTTTGAGGGAGATCCTCAAAAATGCCCCCCATGGGGAGCACCGCATGGAAAAGGCCGTAGAGGCCGAAGGTCAGGAGCAGATCCGGAAGCTCGAAAACGGGTTCAACTTTCTCTCCGCCCTGGCATCCATCGCCCCCCTCACGGGATTTCTGGGGACAGTTTCCGGAATGATCGGTGCTTTCAGATCCATCGCTGAGGCCTCGGATGTCAATGCACAGCTTGTTGCCAACGGCATTTACGAAGCCCTGATGACAACGGTTTTCGGGCTGATCATAGCCATCGTAGCTCTTGTCGGCTACAACATCCTCGCACACAGGGTGGATACATTTGCGGCGGATATCACGAAAGCATCCAGCGACATTGTGGGAGCCCTCTCTATCCGCGGCGGAGACAAGAACCAGTGA
- a CDS encoding biopolymer transporter ExbD has product MKKFFTRKADDPMGALNDLSFLLIIYFLVIAGFNTNFGFLLSLPSHEKPLIVQKEDLIRLSLSPSGDLYYKEEVLPLPDLEELLAENFKVHPNLTVALAIDPDTGYQRFVETIEIIRREKVENFSFSMQGESLD; this is encoded by the coding sequence ATGAAAAAGTTTTTTACCAGAAAGGCAGATGATCCCATGGGGGCACTCAATGATTTGAGTTTTCTTCTCATCATTTATTTTCTGGTCATAGCCGGATTCAATACAAATTTTGGTTTTCTTTTAAGCCTGCCCTCCCATGAAAAACCTCTGATTGTACAAAAGGAAGACCTGATCAGGCTGAGCCTCAGTCCTTCGGGAGATTTATACTACAAGGAAGAGGTTCTCCCCCTTCCCGATCTTGAAGAATTGCTGGCTGAAAACTTTAAAGTCCATCCCAATCTCACCGTGGCCCTGGCCATTGATCCCGATACAGGCTATCAGAGATTTGTGGAAACAATCGAGATTATCAGAAGGGAAAAGGTAGAAAACTTTTCCTTTTCCATGCAGGGAGAGAGTCTTGATTAA